The genome window TAGAGCAGGCAAGCCACGTGATGGCCCGGCTCAACTTCTTTGAGCTCCGGAGTGATCTGTGCGCATTCCGGCATTGCTTTCGGGCAACGGGTACGGAAGCGGCAACCGGACGGCGGGTTAACCGGGGACGGAACGTCGCCTTCCAGAATGATGCGCTCACGGGTACGCTCGATTTCCGGGTCCGGAATCGGAATTGCAGACAAGAGTGCTTCCGTATACGGATGCAGCGGCTTGCGGTACAGTTCGGTCGATTCGGTAACCTCGACGAGTGCACCGAGGTACATAACGCCGATACGGTCGGAAATGTGCTTAACCATTGCCAAGTCGTGCGCGATGAAGAGGTAGGTCAGACCGCGCTCTTCCTGCAGGTTCTTCATCAGGTTGACAACCTGCGCCTGGATGGAAACGTCCAGTGCGGAGATCGGTTCGTCCGCGATGATGAACTGCGGCTCGATCGCCAGAGAGCGAGCGATACCGATACGCTGACGCTGACCGCCGGAGAACTCGTGCGGGAAGCGGGAAGCGTGCTCTTCGTTCAGACCAACGGTACGGAGCAGTTCATAGATGCGATCCAAGCGTTGACGGCCGGACATCAGTTTATGGATGTCGATGCCTTCGCCGATGATGTCACCGACGGTCATACGCGGATTGAGCGATGCGTACGGGTCTTGGAAGATCATCTGCATGTCGCGGTTGAATTGCTTCAAGTCGCGGCCTTGCACTTTATG of Tumebacillus sp. BK434 contains these proteins:
- a CDS encoding oligopeptide/dipeptide ABC transporter ATP-binding protein, whose product is MANATSTVANSSKTGTDNILEVTNLSKHFDLGRGTILKAVDNVSFSIKRGETFGLVGESGCGKSTTGRTIIRLYDATAGTVKFNGKDVHKVQGRDLKQFNRDMQMIFQDPYASLNPRMTVGDIIGEGIDIHKLMSGRQRLDRIYELLRTVGLNEEHASRFPHEFSGGQRQRIGIARSLAIEPQFIIADEPISALDVSIQAQVVNLMKNLQEERGLTYLFIAHDLAMVKHISDRIGVMYLGALVEVTESTELYRKPLHPYTEALLSAIPIPDPEIERTRERIILEGDVPSPVNPPSGCRFRTRCPKAMPECAQITPELKEVEPGHHVACLLYN